In a single window of the Cucumis melo cultivar AY chromosome 11, USDA_Cmelo_AY_1.0, whole genome shotgun sequence genome:
- the LOC127143948 gene encoding pectinesterase inhibitor-like — MASSIDDVSTICPNTSNPPFCSNVLKSAGTTDLKGLVIYTLNLANTNARKSLTLANSLEKTTTNPQLKQRYSSCAESYDKIVGHIENAQKDLAVGDFNAVNIVTYDAMTEIDNCQGEFGQPPKDTSLLLKNGKTLNDICSIILVISNLL, encoded by the coding sequence ATGGCATCATCTATCGACGACGTTTCCACCATCTGTCCAAACACCTCAAACCCACCATTTTGTTCAAATGTGTTGAAATCTGCAGGCACTACAGATCTAAAAGGCTTGGTTATATATACCTTAAACCTTGCCAATACAAATGCTCGCAAGTCTTTGACACTAGCCAACTCACTGGAAAAAACCACCACCAATCCTCAACTTAAGCAACGATATTCGTCTTGCGCTGAGAGCTACGATAAAATTGTTGGCCACattgaaaatgcccaaaagGACTTGGCAGTTGGTGACTTTAATGCCGTCAATATTGTAACTTATGATGCCATGACAGAGATTGACAACTGTCAGGGTGAGTTCGGGCAGCCACCAAAGGATACGTCGTTGCTTTTGAAGAATGGCAAGACTCTGAATGATATATGcagcattattttggttatatccaaTCTTCTTTAA